GCGACGGCCGCCACCCAGTATGGGAGACGTCGGATCACGCGGCCATGCTAGCATTCCTTCATGAAGCGGGAAGACATCGATACGCCGGCCTTGCTGCTCGACCTGGATCGCGTCGGCCGGAACATCAAATCCATGGCGAGCTTTTTCGCGGGGCGCGACGCGTCGCTTCGCCCACACTTCAAATCGCCGAAGTGCGCCGAGGTGGTCAAGCTACAGCTCGAGGCCGGTGCGATCGGCATCACCTGCGCGAAGCTCGGGGAAGCGGAGTCGATCGCGGATGCGGGCATCCGGACTTCGATCCTGATCGCCAATCAGATCGTCGGGCCGATCAAATCCAAGCGCGCCGTCACGCTGGCTGCGCGCGTACCCGAACTGATCGTCGCGGTCGACAGCGCGCAGCAGGTCGAAGCACTCGATGCGGCTCTGAAGGATGCGGGCGGCGAGGTGCGTCTGGGAGCACTGATCGAAGTCGACTCTGGTATGCATCGCTGCGGTACCGAAACAGCGGAGCAGACGGTGGAACTGGCCCGGCGGATCGTGGCGAGCGCTCTGGAGTACCGCGGAATCATGGGCTACGAAGGTCATGCTGTCCTGATTCCCGACGCCGCCAAGCGCAAGGAACTGGCCGAAGCGGCCACGACCTCACTCCTGGAACACCGACAGGCACTGGTCGAGGCCGGTCTGGAACCCGAGATCGTCAGCGCGGGGGGTACCGGAACACACGATCTGACCGGAAGCAGCCCCGGCGTAACCGAAATCCAGGCGGGTAGCTATGTGTTCATGGACGGGGCGTACGGCAAGGTTCGCAAAGAGTTCGAACCCGCGCTGACCATCGTCACTACCATCATTCACCGGCGAGGCCGTCTTCTGGTCACCGATTGTGGCGTGAAGGCACTCAGTCAGGACTTCGGTATGCCCGAGGGAGCGACTCTACCACTGCGCTGTGTAGGGCTATCCGAAGAGCACGGACACATCCTGATCGACGAGGGAGAGGAACTCGATCTACAGCCCGGTGATCGCATCGAGCTACTGCCGAGTCACAGCGATACCACGATCAATTTGCACGAACGCTACTACGCCCTGCGCGGTGACGATGTCGAGGCGGTCTGGCCGATCATCGGACGCGGGAAGTTCGTTTGAAGTGAGTCCGCGCGTCGTCATCACGGGTGCGAATAGCGCCGTCGGTCAAGTCGTGCTCGAACGGGCTTTGTTGCGCGACGATCTCGAGGTCATTGCGGCCGTGCGATCGGAGCGGGCCGCAGGGGAACTGCCCGTGATTCCCGAAGATCGCGGACGCATTGCACTGATCGACTACGCCTCGCCCGAGACGCTCGCGAAGGCCTTCGCGGACGCGAGCGCGCTGATCCACCTGCCCGGTTTATTGATCGAGAGCGCGACTTCGAGCTACGAAACCGCCAACGTCGAGACGACGCGCGCTGCAGTCAATGCGGCGAAAGCTGCGGGGCTTGCGAAACTCGTGCTGGTCAGTGCGGTGGGTGCGGATATCACCTCGCGGAATCGCTACTTCCACAGCAAGGCCAAAGCCGAGCAGATGGTGGCCCAATCCGGCATGCCGTACACCATTTTGCGCTGTCCGATGGTGCTGGCCTGTCGTTCGCACGGCGTTCGCGCGCTCGTCCGTGAAACCGGTCAGAAGCTGCTCCTGCTCAACAACGGTGGACGCCATCGGGATCAACCCATCGACGCGCGCGATCTCGCCGATGGTGCGCTCAATGCAGCGTCTGATACGGGCTGTGCCTGTAATCAGGTACTCGATACCGTCGGTCCGGAATCCATGCCGGTCCACGCCGTGATCTCGTGCGGCGCTCGCTTGCGCAACGTCAGTCAACGCATCGTTCCGATCCCGACCGGTCCAATCAAGCTCGCGCTCGCTCTGAAGCAGCGTCTTGCAAAAGGCGGGATGACTCCTGAAGTGATGGAGGTCATGGAGTTGGACGTCAACCTCGACGCCAAACGCGCCGCACAGGCCTTGGGAATCGAACTGCGCCCGCTGGATGAAACTCTGCGCGAGAGCTTCGCGCTCTGGGAGGAATGATGAGCCAGGCAGAGGGTGGCCGAAAAAGCGGGCGCCGATCGCTCATCCTGCAGACTCTGCCGTGGCTGATCACGATTGCCTGCTTCGGGTTCCTGTACAGCCGGCTCGCGGGGCCGGCCGCCCGAGAAGGCTTGAGTGTGTTTGCCTATCTGACAAGAGCGTTCGCGAGCGTCGACTGGCCGAATTGGCTGGCGCTGATGGTTCCCTACTCGCTGCTGTTCTTCCTGGTCGACTCGTTGATCGTCTGGCGGGTCATCAACTGGTTCAACACCCGCGTCAGCTACGGCGAAATCCTGCCGATCCGCGGAAGCAGCTACATCTTGTCGATCGTCAACGAGCAGGTCGGCAAAGGCGCGATGGGCCTCTACCTGAACCGGCGCTACGGGGTACCGGGCTGGGAAGTCGGCTCGAGCATGCTGTTCATCATGTTCTGCGAGTTCTACTACCTGCTCATGTGGGCGACGATTGGCTACGGGATCAGCAGCGATCAACTGCCCGAGGAGTTCTCCGCCATCCCCTGGATTGCGGGCGCGGCCGTGGCTGTATTCGTGGTCTTCACGGCGTTTTTCAGTGGCGCACTTCTGAAGGCCGGCAAACTGCGCGATCGACCGCTGTTTCGCGCGTTCCGTCAGGCCAGGCCATGGTACTACCTGGTCGTGATCCTGCTGCGCTCTCCCGCGCTGATCGCGGCCGTGTTCATCTACAAATCTGCAGCGGGATTGTTCGGGCTCGAGACGACGCTACTGCAGATGCTGGGCTTTCTGCCGATGATCTTTTTCGGCGCGGCGATGCCCCTTCCCATGCGCTCGGTCGCAATCACGCTCTGGGCGGAAGTGGTCTTCCCCGAGCAGAAAGGCGAAGCAGCGGCGTTCGGCGTGGTTCAGCATAACTTCTTCATCTTCTTCAACGCCGCCATCGGACTCATCTTCTTGCGTCGCGCGAATCGCGAGCTTTTCGGCGAGATTTCAGAAGAGCCACAGCTCGATCCACAATAGACAGCACGGTCGTAATCACCAGCAGCCGCGCAACCCAGATGGTCGGCGCCAGTAGATAGTCGTTCCCCATCCCGAAGAGGATGATCCCGCCGATCGGAACGAAGTAGAGCACACCGTTCCAACGACCTAACTGGCTCATGCGCAGTTCGCGCTTGCCGTGCCCCCAGATCGAGTCGATCACGTACTGAAGAAACGCGATGGCCACCAGAATCGGCAGCGCCCAGGGAAGAAGTCCGCGCGCGGCGGCGGCCACGAGCCCACTCATCACGAACAGGAAGTCCGCAATGTGATCGAGTGCGCGGCCAAAGGAACTCTCGCTGCCCGTGCGTCGCGCAATCGGGCCGTCGAGCAGATCGGTGATGATCGCCAGTGCGAAGACCACGGCGGCGATGCGCATCGACAGACGATCTCCGCGCGAGATGAGCAATGCAAATGGCATCACCATCGCCAGCCGCGATGCGGAAAGCACGTTGGCGATCATTCGCGAAACCGCGGCACGCGATCGAGCACCTTGTTCACTCCCAGCCTCCCGAATAGCGCGGAGAGCTGTGCCTTCTCGGCACCCAGGTAGCGAAAGTTCTCCAGCGAGGAGTCGATGGGCAGATCGTCGCGCATGCGCACCAGTTCGCGCGACAGTGCGATGGCTTCGTCGGCTCCGGCCAGTTTCCGGGCAATGCTCTTGGCACCGCGCAGATCCACTCCGACCCATTCCGCAGCGTCGCGAGGGATCTCTTCGATCGATCCGAAGTGATTGAGCAACGCGGCAGCGGTCTTGGCACCGATTCCTTTTACCCCGGGGATACTGTCGACTGAGTCGCCGACCAGTGTCAGAAAGTCCGGGATCAGTTCGGGCGGCACACCCATGCGCGCCTCCATCTCCTTCACCCCCGAGGCTTCTTCCTTCTTCAAATCGAAGAGCGCGACGCGATCGCAGACCAGCGCACCCAGATCTTTGTCCGCAGTAATGATCATGACGTCAGCGCCCTGATCGACGAGCGCCCCGACCAGAGTGGCGATCACGTCATCCGCTTCGTATCTCTCCAGCTGGCGCACCGGAATTCCCAGGGCCTGCGTGACCTGAGCGCAGAGCTCGAACTGCGGTTCGAGCTCTTCAGGTGCTTCGGTACGACCTTCCTTATAGGACTCGTACAGCTCGTTGCGAAAGCTGGTCATCGCGTGATCATAAGCCGCAACCACGTGAGTGGGCGCCTGTTTCGTCAGAAACTTGACGAGCGCCGAGGTATAACCTCGGAATGCGCCGATCGCTGCACCATCGGGCGTGCGCAGGTCCGGCATGCTGTAGTACGCGCGAAAGATCTGATAGTGCGCGTCGAGTATCCAGACGAGGGGACGTCGGCTCATGAACCTCTCTGCAACTGCTTGGCGATCGTCTGGAGCTGCATGTTGCTCGTTCCCTCGTAGATCTTGCCGATCTTCGCGTCGCGGAAACGCTTCTCGACCGGGTACTCCCGGGTATAACCAGCTCCGCCAAACATCTCGACCGCCATGGACGTGACCCGCGCCGCAACCTCGGAACAGAAAAGCTTGGTCATCGCCGCCTGGGTAAGAAATGGCTCCCCCGCGTCCTTGAGCCGGGCCGCGTTGTAGACCATGAGTCGCGCCGCCTCGATGTCGGTCGCCATGCGCGCGAGGTCGAACTGCACGGCCTGGAAATCTCCGATCGGTCGACCGAACTGTTTGCGCTCCGCGGTGTAGGCCAGCGAGTCGTCGAGCGCTCCCTGCGCAATTCCGACCATCTGCGCACCGATTCCGATACGACCCTCGTTGAGCGTCTCGATTGCGATCTTGTAACCCTGTCCGACCTTGCCAACGATACTGTCCTTCGGAACACGCACCTCTTCCAGGATCAGCTCGCACGTCGAACTCGCGCGGATGCCGAGCTTGTCTTCCTTCTTGCCGATCGTGAAGCCGGGCATGTCGCGCTCGACTACGAAGGTAGTGATGCCGCGATAACCGGATTCCGGATCCGCGTTCGCCATGACCAGAAAGATCCCGGCCTCGGCCGCGTTGGTAATCCAGAGCTTGCGCCCGGTCAGTACGTAGGCATCGCCGTCTTCGACCGCGCGGGTCTGGAGCGCAAAAGCGTCGCTACCCGAGGCCGCCTCTGACAACGCGTACGAAGCAACCGTGCCCCCGGCCATCGCGCCCAGAAATCTCTCCTTGAGCAAATCACTGCCCCAACGCAGTAACGCGTTTGCCACGAGCGTGTTCTGCACGTCCACGAGCACACCGACCGAGGCATCGGCCTGTGAGATCCCTTCGACGGCGAGCGCCGACAAGAAAAAGCTCCCGCCCGCCCCTCCCCATTCCTCGGGTGTCTCGATTGCCATGACACCGAGTTCGAAGAGCATCTCCACGACCTCGGGATCGTAGTGGCCCTGCTCGTCCATCTTCGCAGCGCGCGGTGCCAGCTCGCGCTCGGAAAACTCGCGAATCGTCTCGCGAAAGATCTGTTCTTCATCACTCAGAAGCGTAAGTGCGCAGCTCATGGGTTCCTCACTGTCGGAGCCGGGCTCGATGCCTCGGGACCGGGGCGGGAGGA
The nucleotide sequence above comes from bacterium. Encoded proteins:
- a CDS encoding acyl-CoA dehydrogenase, which translates into the protein MSCALTLLSDEEQIFRETIREFSERELAPRAAKMDEQGHYDPEVVEMLFELGVMAIETPEEWGGAGGSFFLSALAVEGISQADASVGVLVDVQNTLVANALLRWGSDLLKERFLGAMAGGTVASYALSEAASGSDAFALQTRAVEDGDAYVLTGRKLWITNAAEAGIFLVMANADPESGYRGITTFVVERDMPGFTIGKKEDKLGIRASSTCELILEEVRVPKDSIVGKVGQGYKIAIETLNEGRIGIGAQMVGIAQGALDDSLAYTAERKQFGRPIGDFQAVQFDLARMATDIEAARLMVYNAARLKDAGEPFLTQAAMTKLFCSEVAARVTSMAVEMFGGAGYTREYPVEKRFRDAKIGKIYEGTSNMQLQTIAKQLQRGS
- a CDS encoding CDP-alcohol phosphatidyltransferase family protein translates to MIANVLSASRLAMVMPFALLISRGDRLSMRIAAVVFALAIITDLLDGPIARRTGSESSFGRALDHIADFLFVMSGLVAAAARGLLPWALPILVAIAFLQYVIDSIWGHGKRELRMSQLGRWNGVLYFVPIGGIILFGMGNDYLLAPTIWVARLLVITTVLSIVDRAVALLKSRRKARDSRDARR
- a CDS encoding DSD1 family PLP-dependent enzyme → MKREDIDTPALLLDLDRVGRNIKSMASFFAGRDASLRPHFKSPKCAEVVKLQLEAGAIGITCAKLGEAESIADAGIRTSILIANQIVGPIKSKRAVTLAARVPELIVAVDSAQQVEALDAALKDAGGEVRLGALIEVDSGMHRCGTETAEQTVELARRIVASALEYRGIMGYEGHAVLIPDAAKRKELAEAATTSLLEHRQALVEAGLEPEIVSAGGTGTHDLTGSSPGVTEIQAGSYVFMDGAYGKVRKEFEPALTIVTTIIHRRGRLLVTDCGVKALSQDFGMPEGATLPLRCVGLSEEHGHILIDEGEELDLQPGDRIELLPSHSDTTINLHERYYALRGDDVEAVWPIIGRGKFV
- a CDS encoding exodeoxyribonuclease IX, producing the protein MSRRPLVWILDAHYQIFRAYYSMPDLRTPDGAAIGAFRGYTSALVKFLTKQAPTHVVAAYDHAMTSFRNELYESYKEGRTEAPEELEPQFELCAQVTQALGIPVRQLERYEADDVIATLVGALVDQGADVMIITADKDLGALVCDRVALFDLKKEEASGVKEMEARMGVPPELIPDFLTLVGDSVDSIPGVKGIGAKTAAALLNHFGSIEEIPRDAAEWVGVDLRGAKSIARKLAGADEAIALSRELVRMRDDLPIDSSLENFRYLGAEKAQLSALFGRLGVNKVLDRVPRFRE
- a CDS encoding NAD(P)H-binding protein, with protein sequence MSPRVVITGANSAVGQVVLERALLRDDLEVIAAVRSERAAGELPVIPEDRGRIALIDYASPETLAKAFADASALIHLPGLLIESATSSYETANVETTRAAVNAAKAAGLAKLVLVSAVGADITSRNRYFHSKAKAEQMVAQSGMPYTILRCPMVLACRSHGVRALVRETGQKLLLLNNGGRHRDQPIDARDLADGALNAASDTGCACNQVLDTVGPESMPVHAVISCGARLRNVSQRIVPIPTGPIKLALALKQRLAKGGMTPEVMEVMELDVNLDAKRAAQALGIELRPLDETLRESFALWEE